GATTTTAGGCTTGTCAATTTTAATTGTTCTACATGAGTTAGGACATTTCTTAGCAGCGCGTGCATTTGGTATCAAGGTAGAAAAGTTTTATTTGTTCTTTGATGCTTGGGGAGTGAAATTGTTTAAATTCAATTATAAAGGATGTGAATATGGTATTGGCTGGTTACCGTTAGGTGGTTATGTCAAAATTGCTGGGATGATCGATGAGTCGATGGATACGGAGCAATTAAAAGGTGAGCCACAACCTTGGGAATTTCGGTCAAAACCAGCTTGGCAACGTTTGATTGTTATGTTGGGCGGTATTATTGTCAATATTGTTGTCGGTGTTGTTGTTTTTTGGATGCTGACTTTTAAAATGGGCAATACAGATATCAAAATGGACCAGCTGGTAAACGGTATTGTGCCGGGGTCTATTGGTGAATCTATTGGTTTGAAAGCCGGTGATAAGGTGGTCGCTATTGATGGTCACCGCGTAGAGAACTACTCCGAACTGATTAGTTCCAAAGTCTTGATGGGCGGCGTTACCCTCGCCGTTGAACGTGGTGGTGTGACTGAAGATGTCAAAGTTCCAGCCGATTTATTAAATACACTATCTGACAAAAAAGGAGAGAAGTTTATAGAGCCACGTGTTAAAACAACAAGTGTTGCTGAGGTTTCTACGGGATCGGTGGCTAGTAAAATGGGTTTTGTGAAAGGCGACAGCATTATCGCTGTAAACGGTACGCAGGTTCCGTTCTTTGACCAATTTAAGGCACAAATAAAAGCAAATATAAATAAAACTGTTGCTATTAAAGTGCTGCGTAATGGAAAGGAAGTTTCACTGCAAGGGAACGTTCCTGCTGATGCTATGCTGGGAATAGGTATTAACCGTGATTATTCCATCAAGTCCTTTACAACGCAATATACTTTGACAGAGGCATTTCCAATTGGTGCAAAAAAGGCTTTTACAGTTATTACCGATAATGCCAAAGGATTTGGCAAAATTTTTAAAGGCGAAGTGCGTGCTGATAAAGCCTTATCGGGTCCTATTGGTATCGCAACTTTGTTTGGTACGGAGGTGGATTGGATCCGTTTCTGGTCTTTGGTCGGAATGTTGTCGATGGCATTGGCATTTATGAACCTATTGCCTATTCCAGCTCTGGATGGTGGGCACGTATTATTCTTATTAATTGAAATGATACAAGGTAAGCCATTGAGTGAAAAATTCTTGGAAAAGGCGCAGATGGTAGGTTTCTTTATTCTTTTGGCTTTGATGGTCTTTATATTCGGAAACGATATATTTAAGCTGTTTAAATAGCTCAAACGATCGTCAGCATAGCCTGACCGCATGTATCTCATAAAGTAAAGGGGGCTAAATTCAAAGCCCCCTTTACTTTATGAGATCGGTACGCTTAGGGGAAAAGGCTTCGCGGTCTATAATGCTAGCTTAATTATCCTTTCATATGTATTCACCGTGAGTATTTGAGCATTTAGGATGAAGATTTTTACTACAATAAATTCTCTTTTTATATTGCATTTGAAAAACAATTTTTCTAAGTTTGGTTATGGATGGAAGAAATAGAGCAGATGTAAAACCTGGTATGTTGGTGAATATCATCTTAAAAAAAGATCAACGTACTGGAAATTTTACGGAGGGAATTGTGAAGGATTTGTTGACCTCATCCTCTTATCATTCGAGAGGAATTAAAGTGAGGTTGACAGACGGCCAAATAGGAAGAGTGGCCGAAATTATCGAAGATGATTTTTAGTAGGTGTTCTACTGATTTTCCGTTCTTTTTTATTTAATCTTTTCTCGTACTATCGACAGATGCGTTGCCTATGGTTTTCTTTTTGAATAAAACACATGTAAAGCTTGTCGAGTCATTAATAGTGGATATTTTGAAATAAAACTTGTAAAACAACATTATTAATAACTTTTCGCTATATCATTTATTTTATTACATATTTATATAATATTGTTTTCATAATTACTATATGACGTTTTTTTCAAATGGATACCAAAAGTAAATGTACGATTGTCTATGCCGATGATGCGTTGATTCATCATATACTGATGCGTGCTATGGCTCAATCCCATTTATTGAATTTGGTTTATTGTGCTTCAAATGGTATGGACTTAATCGATTACCTCCATGAAAACGGACATAAACTTCCTCAAATATGTATATTGGACTTACATATGCCCGTGCTAAACGGAATAGAAACGGCAAAAATTATGAAAGAAAAGTTTCCTTCCGTCAGAATATTTGGTCTAACATCAAGCAGTGATGAAGATGAACGTATGAAAATGCGGGAAGCTGGTGCAGAAGATATTTTTTCGAAGGAGCAGATGCCTTTATTAATGAAGCAACTTGCTTCTTGAATATAAAAAGAAACTAAAGAAAAAGCCTAACACCTGTTAGGCTTTTTCTTTAGTTTCTAAAGCATCCTTGAATTTTAGCAGTCTAATCCAAGACGGACATTTACTTAAATCTTTTTTCCATAAGCTTACATGGATAAAACTTGTGCTTAAGAAGCGTTGAACGTCGAAGACTTGCATATCCTGCTGTATTTCTAGCGTATCAGGCAGGTCTTTAGATTTAAAATATTCTTGTAATTCCTCTGGAGTCATACAACAAAAGTAAAGTTTTAAATCTTTATCTCCAACCTCCGCCAAGCGCGCGGTAAAGATCTACAAATGCATCCAAATGCTGCTGTCTTAACTCCACAAGATCGAGATCACTATTTAATGCATTGCTTTGCGCTGTAATGACCTCTAGGTAAGTGGCATATCCGCTTTTGAAGAGTAGATTGGCATTTTTGACCGCAAGTTGCGCATTATCCACTCTTTCTTTTGCCAAAGATAATTGTTCACGCTGTTTGTCTACTGTGACAACTGCATTAGAGACTTCGGCTACTGCCTCCACAACCTTTTGCTGCAACTGAATTTCAGCCTTATCTCGTTCCAATTTGGCTACTTTCGTACTGTGTTTTTAATGTTCTGTTTTTGAAAATAGGTGTCGTTAAATTTCCAGTTATTCCCCCAAGTAATGCCCCAGGAATATGAAACCAATTTTTTGGAAGCATGCTATTAACCCCTAGTACGCCACCGATAGTTAAGGATGGATAACGCATGGCTTGTTGGATATTAACATTCGCATTGGCAGCCATCAATTGGAGCTCAGACGATCGAATATCAGGCCTATTGCGAAGAATTTCTAATGGAGAACCGAGGGAGATGTCTTTGCTCTCGGCGAAGAGATGCTCGTAAGAGGTACCTCTTTTGATACTGTCTGGTAATTTTCCGGTGAGCGTCTGAAGTGCATTTTCCTGAATGACAATTTCTTTTTCCAGTTCGGGTACAAGGGATGCTGCCAAGAGGCGCTGCGATTGTGTTTGTTGGATCGCCAAAGCGGTGATTTCACCAGCTTCATATTGTAACCTGATCATACGGAGCGTACTGTCGTTTAATTGCACGTTACGTTTAGCGACTTCTATTTTAGCATCAAGCATCAGCAGATTGAAATAGCCTTTTGCTACCGAAGTTATGATGGAGGTCTGTACAGCGTTTTTTGCTTCCTCGGTATCCAAATATTCGGCCAGTAGCTGCTCTTGTTTGCTTCCTATCTTCTTCCAGATATCTATTTCCCAGCTAAAGTTAATGTCTGAGCCAAACATTGACTGATAGACGAACATATCTTGCGGTGCTTTTTCACCTTTTTGATCATAGTATTTGGTCAGTGGGCCGCTGCCAAAATCCTGCGATCGCCAAGTCCGGTTTCCATTGGCAATCGTTGCATTTATACTCGGTAGATAATTTGCCTTATTTTGGGCTAATAGCCGGTTTGAAATCTGCAGATTTAGTAAGGCGGTCCTCATCTCAAAATTGTTTGACAACGCAGAATCAATTAATAACTTCAACGTCGGATCATGGAAGAAAGATTTCCAATGAATTAGTCCCATACTTGAGGTGTCTCCGAAGAGGTCCAGTGTATCGCCACGAAAATTTTCAGGAAGTTTTACTTTGGGCTGCACATAATCTTTTCCTACTTTACAAGCATTCATCATTCCTAATATGCCTATGATTATACCGACTCCCAAAATGTATTTTTTTATGTTTTTCATTATTCTTCCTCTTGTTTAGCTAATTTATCATGTAGTTTTTCATCCAAGCTTTTAAATACGACAAATAATACCGGGATGATGAAGATACCAAACGCTACGCCAAATAGCATACCGCCGGCGGCGCTGAAACTGATGGAGTGATTCCCGATGGCTGATGGCCCTACAGTCCACATCAGTGGTACTAGACCGGCTACAAATGCCAAACTTGTCATCAAGATAGGCCTTAATCTAAGCTTGGATCCATTGATGGCCGCTTCGACAATACTCTTACCATTTTTGCGCTCCTGGACTGCGAATTCTACAATTAGAATTGCATTTTTGGCCAAAAGACCTATAAGCATGATGAGTCCTACCTGAACATAAATATTGTTTTGAAGTCCTACCAGGTTGATGACAGCGAAAACGCCAATCAATCCTACCGGTATCGACAAAAGTACTGCCCACGGAAGGATATAGCTTTCATATTGAGCCGAAAGCAGGAAGTATACAAAAAGAATACTAAGTGCAAAAATCAGCACAGTCTGGGATCCAGATTGGCTCTCTTCGTAACTCATGCCCGTCCATTCAAATCCATAATTCCCAGGAAGATTGCTATCGGCCATTTTTTGGATAGCCTGCATAGCGTCATCTGTACTGTAACCGTCGGCTGTGGTGATATTTACAGCGATAGCATTGTACAGATTATAACGGGTTATGGTTTCGGGCCCCACCGTCTTTTCTAAGGTCAGGAGGGTATTTATAGGAACCATTTCACCTTTGCTATTCCTTACAAAAATTGAATTGAAGGATTCGGGATCTTTACGGAAATCAAAATCCGATTGAACATAAACGCGATACTGGCGGCCAAATCGATTGAAATCACTCGCTTGTACACGAGCAAAGTAAGATCTGATGGTGGACATAAGATCTTTGATATCGACGCCCAGGGATTTAGCTTTCACAGCATCAATATTGACTTCATACTGCGGAAAGTTTGATTTGAAGCTTGTGTAGGCGCTTCGTATCTCTGGTAAGGTATTTAATTGGTTGATAAATGTGTCGGCAATGGTGTTAAAGTCTCTGATATCGCCACCCATCCGATCTTGAAGAACCATTTCAATGCCGGCAAAATCCCCAAAACCCTGCACAGTAGGGCGAGGGAACACTGTAAACGTGGCTTCATTAATCTGGGATAGATCTTTTCTGATGGTATCCATAAAGGCATTGATATTCTGGATATGCTCACGCTTGGCGTGTGGTTTTAGGGTAATGTAACCAGCAGCAAATGCCGGACTTGAACTGCCATCTAGGGCATTAAAACCGGAAACTGTCGTCATTCCATTGATATCCTCTCTTTTCTTTAGAATACTATCGGCACGGTGAAGTACCTCTGTCGTCCGGCTCAATGAGGCACCAGGAGGGAGGGCGATATTGTATGTAATAAAACCGTCGTCCTCGGTCGGAATGAAACTTTTAGGTGTTTTGATCATAAAAAATGCGCCGAGTGCAGTAATC
The genomic region above belongs to Sphingobacterium zeae and contains:
- the rseP gene encoding RIP metalloprotease RseP; translation: MGVLIMVGQVILGLSILIVLHELGHFLAARAFGIKVEKFYLFFDAWGVKLFKFNYKGCEYGIGWLPLGGYVKIAGMIDESMDTEQLKGEPQPWEFRSKPAWQRLIVMLGGIIVNIVVGVVVFWMLTFKMGNTDIKMDQLVNGIVPGSIGESIGLKAGDKVVAIDGHRVENYSELISSKVLMGGVTLAVERGGVTEDVKVPADLLNTLSDKKGEKFIEPRVKTTSVAEVSTGSVASKMGFVKGDSIIAVNGTQVPFFDQFKAQIKANINKTVAIKVLRNGKEVSLQGNVPADAMLGIGINRDYSIKSFTTQYTLTEAFPIGAKKAFTVITDNAKGFGKIFKGEVRADKALSGPIGIATLFGTEVDWIRFWSLVGMLSMALAFMNLLPIPALDGGHVLFLLIEMIQGKPLSEKFLEKAQMVGFFILLALMVFIFGNDIFKLFK
- a CDS encoding YwbE family protein, with protein sequence MDGRNRADVKPGMLVNIILKKDQRTGNFTEGIVKDLLTSSSYHSRGIKVRLTDGQIGRVAEIIEDDF
- a CDS encoding response regulator; this translates as MDTKSKCTIVYADDALIHHILMRAMAQSHLLNLVYCASNGMDLIDYLHENGHKLPQICILDLHMPVLNGIETAKIMKEKFPSVRIFGLTSSSDEDERMKMREAGAEDIFSKEQMPLLMKQLAS
- a CDS encoding DUF6965 family protein gives rise to the protein MTPEELQEYFKSKDLPDTLEIQQDMQVFDVQRFLSTSFIHVSLWKKDLSKCPSWIRLLKFKDALETKEKA
- a CDS encoding TolC family protein, translated to MERDKAEIQLQQKVVEAVAEVSNAVVTVDKQREQLSLAKERVDNAQLAVKNANLLFKSGYATYLEVITAQSNALNSDLDLVELRQQHLDAFVDLYRALGGGWR
- a CDS encoding TolC family protein — protein: MKNIKKYILGVGIIIGILGMMNACKVGKDYVQPKVKLPENFRGDTLDLFGDTSSMGLIHWKSFFHDPTLKLLIDSALSNNFEMRTALLNLQISNRLLAQNKANYLPSINATIANGNRTWRSQDFGSGPLTKYYDQKGEKAPQDMFVYQSMFGSDINFSWEIDIWKKIGSKQEQLLAEYLDTEEAKNAVQTSIITSVAKGYFNLLMLDAKIEVAKRNVQLNDSTLRMIRLQYEAGEITALAIQQTQSQRLLAASLVPELEKEIVIQENALQTLTGKLPDSIKRGTSYEHLFAESKDISLGSPLEILRNRPDIRSSELQLMAANANVNIQQAMRYPSLTIGGVLGVNSMLPKNWFHIPGALLGGITGNLTTPIFKNRTLKTQYESSQIGTR